One Syngnathus acus chromosome 13, fSynAcu1.2, whole genome shotgun sequence genomic window carries:
- the LOC119132979 gene encoding centrosomal protein of 164 kDa-like isoform X5 produces MSAPTGKQLILEEDFDENYIPSDQEIREYAKEIGIDLENEKELMWLAREGIVAPLPPEWNPCQDVTGDIYYFNFSSGESTWDHPCDEHYRRLVIQERERLQSAAASGATGSKKKKKEKKDKKDKKKKDSDKSGGLSSTLGSLPPPRGSLVSLGGLDPPVLGPISGSAFPRPLGSGGLEPLKTSPRPLGALRNSGAASVLSSKKEEKVYLTMPGFDDDDDDEILENESSQRSSDRQLMNLHLNLDDLRGGIIYEDSDGSAAARVEERTEPEMQDISGGQSSEPPSRQMSEKVLDFSDLSGSVSPLEDNDDEEVKNDEMDKYIKGETAKRRLQLAVKDKAASPKVERLVLHQSSVGSQQTATGLSSGVNLPRPETSRGRLSRTSNAQINEGETASQNYVSPLEKENFGIWKNEKKEDREEGNEWRNTEKEKSLNERSSELDRKRGNVISGVENRNGQIMGEKKSRSFNLQETMSREEEEEKERLKREKEMRISLFMEEIEREEEAEKVQLMQKKEQRNYLLQEELRSKEQEEIKLTEESEEKLRTLKQHLLSKRQEEEVRLNMESDRILEALKESALKERERQLHELREESEAMLKDLRITLEEEKAAERDKLEAQNNLEIERLKAESDGKLRAEKKKLQEEKLSSFKREVIGTESRRELIGPRPEEQLAKYHRELSDLLVEVREEVQRDHEKKLEALREEHKKELNNIREKQLEEESAQRDRLLSTLQIDREHLQASHAHELERLHKQLDSEIEKAQLTHSHRESELQDLISQLDLRAKKLKREEEILHSKTEDVNRKRKVLGEEEEDLDKRIGVLHQVTMERDQLKLALGRMKEEQAQARELLRVVREEKNEARREEERSKEERDKVREESRRVKEDKEQLECKVALLEERCDRLSRRVSELELGEGGNSSRQKDKNKVTSPSCGQRDSSLNVDDLDEQLPSSVHDSKNTILEFGGFNSSHCASIDKTKIFLEKESSRLLQRQNLHVAHSNSTQQSNMEGKEAGSFSELQQTVKNGNALNRRKEQLKQLDTSIADESFLQDAFLLAGERKVTFDVTDSDLSSTVDPPDETGCGLTFLAKVQESQHQISGQLNTVLGALGSLAQKQSNASLPAFPAALSHSTPTTRSSTTPGPTPFGQPNPLWLSSTQSGPGPTVYPDSCIKSGLRTAEDLTLRRWREIFPEAAALNTSTLKTSTSPVSYTPASLHVQKSVKVDGRKLQNLIESNKRWLEMRKKDNSIPLFTRYQASSSQSNLVQLGLDDKDRIRVYHY; encoded by the exons ATGAGTGCGCCTACCGGAAAACAGCTTATCCTTGAGGAGGACTTTGATGAAAACTATATTCCATCTGACCAAG AGATCAGAGAGTATGCAAAGGAGATAGGCATTGATCTTGAGAATGAGAAGGAACTCATGTGGCTGGCCAGGGAGGGAATTGTTGCCCCTCTTCCACCGGAGTGGAATCCTTG CCAAGATGTCACAGGAGACATCTACTATTTCAACTTCTCCTCTGGTGAGTCTACTTGGGATCACCCCTGTGACGAGCACTACCGCCGCCTCGTCATCCAAGAACGTGAACGCCTGCAGAGCGCTGCTGCTTCTGGGGCTACAGGgtccaaaaagaagaagaaggaaaaaaaggataaaaaggataaaaagaagaaggaTTCAGACAAAAGTGGA GGCCTGAGTTCAACATTGGGGTCTTTGCCACCTCCACGAGGAAGCCTGGTTTCTCTCGGTGGTCTTGATCCTCCTGTCCTCGGCCCAATCTCTGGATCTGCTTTCCCACGGCCTCTCGGGTCCGGGGGGTTGGAACCCCTCAAAACATCTCCTCGGCCTCTTGGG GCACTCCGTAACAGTGGTGCTGCAAGTGTTTTAAGCtccaaaaaggaagaaaaagttTATCTTACCATGCCTGggtttgatgatgatgatgatgatgaaatctTGGAAAATGAG tcaagtcagcgGTCTTCAGACCGGCAACTGATGAACCTCCACCTGAATCTGGATGACCTGAGAGGGGGCATAATATATGAG GACAGTGACGGTAGTGCAGCAGCACGAGTAGAGGAAAGGACTGAACCAGAAATGCAGGACATATCTGGAGGCCAGAGTTCTGAACCACCATCTCGACAG ATGTCTGAAAAGGTTTTGGACTTTTCTGATCTGTCTGGCTCTGTGAGTCCATTGGAggataatgatgatgaagaagtAAAAAATGATGAGATGGATAAGTACATAAAGGGTGAGACTGCCAAGAG GCGTTTGCAGCTTGCAGTCAAAGACAAAGCTGCATCTCCAAAAGTAGAAAGACTCGTGCTCCACCAATCAAGTGTTGGGAGCCAACAAACAGCAACTGGTCTCAGCTCAGGTGTGAATCTACCCAGGCCTGAAACATCTAGAGGTCGACTCTCCAGAACTTCCAATGCCCAAATCAATGAAGGAGAAACTGCCTCACAGAATTATGTGAGCCCATTGGAGAAAGAAAACTTTGGAATCTggaaaaatgagaagaaaGAAGACCGGGAGGAAGGAAATGAGTGGAGGAATACTGAAAAGGAAAAGAGTCTAAACGAGAGGAGCAGCGAGCTTGACAGGAAGCGTGGCAATGTCATTTCGGGAGTGGAGAACCGCAATGGGCAAATAATGGGGGAGAAGAAAAGTAGATCGTTTAATCTTCAGGAGACAATGAgcagagaggaagaagaggagaaggaaCGTTTGAAAAGagagaaggagatgagaaTCTCTCTCTTCATGGAGGAaatagagagagaggaggaggcagaGAAGGTCCAATTAATGCAGAAGAAGGAACAAAGAAATTATCTCCTCCAAGAGGAGCTGAGAAGTAAAGAACAGGAGGAGATAAAGCTAACAGAAGAGAGTGAAGAAAAACTCAG GACTCTAAAACAGCATCTTCTGTCCAAGAGACAAGAAGAGGAGGTAAGGTTGAACATGGAGTCTGACCGGATCCTGGAGGCACTAAAAGAATCTGCTttgaaggagagagagaggcagctTCACGAGCTCAG GGAGGAGAGTGAAGCTATGCTGAAAGACTTGCGTATCACacttgaagaagaaaaggcaGCAGAACGTGACAAGTTGGAGGCTCAGAATAACTTGGAGATTGAGCGTCTGAAGGCGGAGTCAGACGGGAAGCTGcgagcagaaaaaaagaaactccaAGAAGAGAAACTAAGCTCTTTTAAACGGGAG GTTATTGGTACAGAGAGCAGGAGGGAGCTGATTGGTCCACGTCCTGAAGAGCAGCTTGCAAAGTACCACAGAGAG CTGTCTGATTTGCTAGTGGAAGTGCGGGAAGAAGTGCAGCGTGACCATGAAAAGAAACTGGAAGCGCTGAGGGAGGAGCACAAGAAAGAGCTGAACAACATCAGAGAGAAACAACTGGAGGAG GAAAGTGCCCAGAGGGATCGCTTGCTTTCTACTCTGCAGATTGACAGAGAGCATCTTCAGGCCTCACATGCTCATGAGCTGGAAAGACTCCACAAGCAACTTGACAGTGAAATAGAAAAGGCACAGCTGACACATTCACACAGG GAGTCAGAACTACAGGATCTGATCAGTCAGTTGGACCTGAGAGCAAAAAAGCTGAAGAGAGAGGAAGAAATTCTTCACAGCAAG ACTGAAGATGTTaacaggaagaggaaggtgcttggtgaagaggaggaggatctTGACAAACGGATAGGG GTCTTACACCAAGTGACCATGGAGAGAGATCAGCTGAAGCTGGCGCTAGGGAGAATGAAGGAGGAGCAAGCTCAAGCTCGAGAACTCCTCCGCGTGGTGCGGGAGGAGAAGAATGAGGCCCggcgggaggaggagaggtCAAAGGAGGAGAGAGACAAAGTCAGGGAGGAAAGCAGGAGGGTGAAGGAGGACAAAGAGCAACTGGAGTGTAAAGTGGCTCTGCTGGAAGAACGATGCGACCGGCTCAGTCGCAGAGTCAG TGAGTTGGAATTAGGTGAAGGAGGAAATTCCTCCagacaaaaggacaaaaataagGTGACGTCGCCCTCCTGTGGCCAACGAGACTCATCACTAAATGTGGATGATCTGGACGAACAGCTTCCTTCCTCAGTACATGACAGTAAAAACACCATCCTGGA ATTTGGCGGATTCAACTCCTCACATTGTGCATCCATTGACAAGACCAAAATCTTCCTGGAGAAGGAGAGCAGCCGACTATTGCAGAGACAGAATCTGCATGTCGCTCACAGCAACTCCACTCAGCAATCTAACATGGAAGGAAAG GAGGCTGGAAGTTTCTCTGAGCTCCAGCAGACGGTTAAGAATGGAAATGCTCTCAATCGTAGGAAAGAACAACTGAAGCAGCTTGATACTTCCATTGCTGACGAG TCATTCCTTCAAGATGCATTCCTCTTGGCTGGAGAGAGGAAGGTCACATTTGATGTGACAGATTCGGACCTCAGCAGCACTGTTGACCCACCCGATGAGACAG GATGTGGCTTGACATTCTTGGCCAAAGTGCAAGAGTCCCAACATCAGATCTCAGGCCAGCTCAACACTGTTTTAGGTGCTCTGGGCTCATTAGCCCAGAAGCAGAGCAATGCATCTCTCCCAGCCTTCCCTGCAGCCCTGTCTCATTCCACTCCCACCACAAGATCTTCAACCACTCCAGGCCCAACCCCTTTTGGCCAACCTAACCCACTTTGGCTGTCGTCAACCCAAAGCGGCCCCGGACCGACAGTCTACCCGGATAGCTGCATCAAAAGTGGACTGAGAACTGCTGAGGATCTCACACTCCGCAGATGGAGAGAGATATTTCCCG aagcagcagcactcAACACCAGCACCCTGAAGACATCCACATCACCCGTATCCTATACTCCTGCTAG CCTGCACGTTCAAAAGTCAGTGAAAGTGGATGGCCGTAAACTGCAGAACCTGATTGAAAGCAACAAGAGATGGCTGGAAATGCGAAAGAAAGACAACAGCAT ACCTCTCTTCACCCGCTATCAGGCTTCATCCTCCCAGAGCAATCTCGTCCAGCTTGGCCTGGATGACAAGGATCGGATCAGAGTCTACCACTACTGA
- the LOC119132979 gene encoding centrosomal protein of 164 kDa-like isoform X4 — MSAPTGKQLILEEDFDENYIPSDQEIREYAKEIGIDLENEKELMWLAREGIVAPLPPEWNPCQDVTGDIYYFNFSSGESTWDHPCDEHYRRLVIQERERLQSAAASGATGSKKKKKEKKDKKDKKKKDSDKSGGLSSTLGSLPPPRGSLVSLGGLDPPVLGPISGSAFPRPLGSGGLEPLKTSPRPLGALRNSGAASVLSSKKEEKVYLTMPGFDDDDDDEILENESSQRSSDRQLMNLHLNLDDLRGGIIYEDSDGSAAARVEERTEPEMQDISGGQSSEPPSRQHSDSSDVIKQGSSSINVKMSEKVLDFSDLSGSVSPLEDNDDEEVKNDEMDKYIKGETAKRRLQLAVKDKAASPKVERLVLHQSSVGSQQTATGLSSGVNLPRPETSRGRLSRTSNAQINEGETASQNYVSPLEKENFGIWKNEKKEDREEGNEWRNTEKEKSLNERSSELDRKRGNVISGVENRNGQIMGEKKSRSFNLQETMSREEEEEKERLKREKEMRISLFMEEIEREEEAEKVQLMQKKEQRNYLLQEELRSKEQEEIKLTEESEEKLRTLKQHLLSKRQEEEVRLNMESDRILEALKESALKERERQLHELREESEAMLKDLRITLEEEKAAERDKLEAQNNLEIERLKAESDGKLRAEKKKLQEEKLSSFKREVIGTESRRELIGPRPEEQLAKYHRELSDLLVEVREEVQRDHEKKLEALREEHKKELNNIREKQLEEESAQRDRLLSTLQIDREHLQASHAHELERLHKQLDSEIEKAQLTHSHRESELQDLISQLDLRAKKLKREEEILHSKTEDVNRKRKVLGEEEEDLDKRIGVLHQVTMERDQLKLALGRMKEEQAQARELLRVVREEKNEARREEERSKEERDKVREESRRVKEDKEQLECKVALLEERCDRLSRRVSELELGEGGNSSRQKDKNKVTSPSCGQRDSSLNVDDLDEQLPSSVHDSKNTILEFGGFNSSHCASIDKTKIFLEKESSRLLQRQNLHVAHSNSTQQSNMEGKEAGSFSELQQTVKNGNALNRRKEQLKQLDTSIADESFLQDAFLLAGERKVTFDVTDSDLSSTVDPPDETGCGLTFLAKVQESQHQISGQLNTVLGALGSLAQKQSNASLPAFPAALSHSTPTTRSSTTPGPTPFGQPNPLWLSSTQSGPGPTVYPDSCIKSGLRTAEDLTLRRWREIFPEAAALNTSTLKTSTSPVSYTPASLHVQKSVKVDGRKLQNLIESNKRWLEMRKKDNSIPLFTRYQASSSQSNLVQLGLDDKDRIRVYHY; from the exons ATGAGTGCGCCTACCGGAAAACAGCTTATCCTTGAGGAGGACTTTGATGAAAACTATATTCCATCTGACCAAG AGATCAGAGAGTATGCAAAGGAGATAGGCATTGATCTTGAGAATGAGAAGGAACTCATGTGGCTGGCCAGGGAGGGAATTGTTGCCCCTCTTCCACCGGAGTGGAATCCTTG CCAAGATGTCACAGGAGACATCTACTATTTCAACTTCTCCTCTGGTGAGTCTACTTGGGATCACCCCTGTGACGAGCACTACCGCCGCCTCGTCATCCAAGAACGTGAACGCCTGCAGAGCGCTGCTGCTTCTGGGGCTACAGGgtccaaaaagaagaagaaggaaaaaaaggataaaaaggataaaaagaagaaggaTTCAGACAAAAGTGGA GGCCTGAGTTCAACATTGGGGTCTTTGCCACCTCCACGAGGAAGCCTGGTTTCTCTCGGTGGTCTTGATCCTCCTGTCCTCGGCCCAATCTCTGGATCTGCTTTCCCACGGCCTCTCGGGTCCGGGGGGTTGGAACCCCTCAAAACATCTCCTCGGCCTCTTGGG GCACTCCGTAACAGTGGTGCTGCAAGTGTTTTAAGCtccaaaaaggaagaaaaagttTATCTTACCATGCCTGggtttgatgatgatgatgatgatgaaatctTGGAAAATGAG tcaagtcagcgGTCTTCAGACCGGCAACTGATGAACCTCCACCTGAATCTGGATGACCTGAGAGGGGGCATAATATATGAG GACAGTGACGGTAGTGCAGCAGCACGAGTAGAGGAAAGGACTGAACCAGAAATGCAGGACATATCTGGAGGCCAGAGTTCTGAACCACCATCTCGACAG CATTCTGATTCCAGCGATGTCATTAAGCAGGGTTCATCCTCCATAAATGTGAAG ATGTCTGAAAAGGTTTTGGACTTTTCTGATCTGTCTGGCTCTGTGAGTCCATTGGAggataatgatgatgaagaagtAAAAAATGATGAGATGGATAAGTACATAAAGGGTGAGACTGCCAAGAG GCGTTTGCAGCTTGCAGTCAAAGACAAAGCTGCATCTCCAAAAGTAGAAAGACTCGTGCTCCACCAATCAAGTGTTGGGAGCCAACAAACAGCAACTGGTCTCAGCTCAGGTGTGAATCTACCCAGGCCTGAAACATCTAGAGGTCGACTCTCCAGAACTTCCAATGCCCAAATCAATGAAGGAGAAACTGCCTCACAGAATTATGTGAGCCCATTGGAGAAAGAAAACTTTGGAATCTggaaaaatgagaagaaaGAAGACCGGGAGGAAGGAAATGAGTGGAGGAATACTGAAAAGGAAAAGAGTCTAAACGAGAGGAGCAGCGAGCTTGACAGGAAGCGTGGCAATGTCATTTCGGGAGTGGAGAACCGCAATGGGCAAATAATGGGGGAGAAGAAAAGTAGATCGTTTAATCTTCAGGAGACAATGAgcagagaggaagaagaggagaaggaaCGTTTGAAAAGagagaaggagatgagaaTCTCTCTCTTCATGGAGGAaatagagagagaggaggaggcagaGAAGGTCCAATTAATGCAGAAGAAGGAACAAAGAAATTATCTCCTCCAAGAGGAGCTGAGAAGTAAAGAACAGGAGGAGATAAAGCTAACAGAAGAGAGTGAAGAAAAACTCAG GACTCTAAAACAGCATCTTCTGTCCAAGAGACAAGAAGAGGAGGTAAGGTTGAACATGGAGTCTGACCGGATCCTGGAGGCACTAAAAGAATCTGCTttgaaggagagagagaggcagctTCACGAGCTCAG GGAGGAGAGTGAAGCTATGCTGAAAGACTTGCGTATCACacttgaagaagaaaaggcaGCAGAACGTGACAAGTTGGAGGCTCAGAATAACTTGGAGATTGAGCGTCTGAAGGCGGAGTCAGACGGGAAGCTGcgagcagaaaaaaagaaactccaAGAAGAGAAACTAAGCTCTTTTAAACGGGAG GTTATTGGTACAGAGAGCAGGAGGGAGCTGATTGGTCCACGTCCTGAAGAGCAGCTTGCAAAGTACCACAGAGAG CTGTCTGATTTGCTAGTGGAAGTGCGGGAAGAAGTGCAGCGTGACCATGAAAAGAAACTGGAAGCGCTGAGGGAGGAGCACAAGAAAGAGCTGAACAACATCAGAGAGAAACAACTGGAGGAG GAAAGTGCCCAGAGGGATCGCTTGCTTTCTACTCTGCAGATTGACAGAGAGCATCTTCAGGCCTCACATGCTCATGAGCTGGAAAGACTCCACAAGCAACTTGACAGTGAAATAGAAAAGGCACAGCTGACACATTCACACAGG GAGTCAGAACTACAGGATCTGATCAGTCAGTTGGACCTGAGAGCAAAAAAGCTGAAGAGAGAGGAAGAAATTCTTCACAGCAAG ACTGAAGATGTTaacaggaagaggaaggtgcttggtgaagaggaggaggatctTGACAAACGGATAGGG GTCTTACACCAAGTGACCATGGAGAGAGATCAGCTGAAGCTGGCGCTAGGGAGAATGAAGGAGGAGCAAGCTCAAGCTCGAGAACTCCTCCGCGTGGTGCGGGAGGAGAAGAATGAGGCCCggcgggaggaggagaggtCAAAGGAGGAGAGAGACAAAGTCAGGGAGGAAAGCAGGAGGGTGAAGGAGGACAAAGAGCAACTGGAGTGTAAAGTGGCTCTGCTGGAAGAACGATGCGACCGGCTCAGTCGCAGAGTCAG TGAGTTGGAATTAGGTGAAGGAGGAAATTCCTCCagacaaaaggacaaaaataagGTGACGTCGCCCTCCTGTGGCCAACGAGACTCATCACTAAATGTGGATGATCTGGACGAACAGCTTCCTTCCTCAGTACATGACAGTAAAAACACCATCCTGGA ATTTGGCGGATTCAACTCCTCACATTGTGCATCCATTGACAAGACCAAAATCTTCCTGGAGAAGGAGAGCAGCCGACTATTGCAGAGACAGAATCTGCATGTCGCTCACAGCAACTCCACTCAGCAATCTAACATGGAAGGAAAG GAGGCTGGAAGTTTCTCTGAGCTCCAGCAGACGGTTAAGAATGGAAATGCTCTCAATCGTAGGAAAGAACAACTGAAGCAGCTTGATACTTCCATTGCTGACGAG TCATTCCTTCAAGATGCATTCCTCTTGGCTGGAGAGAGGAAGGTCACATTTGATGTGACAGATTCGGACCTCAGCAGCACTGTTGACCCACCCGATGAGACAG GATGTGGCTTGACATTCTTGGCCAAAGTGCAAGAGTCCCAACATCAGATCTCAGGCCAGCTCAACACTGTTTTAGGTGCTCTGGGCTCATTAGCCCAGAAGCAGAGCAATGCATCTCTCCCAGCCTTCCCTGCAGCCCTGTCTCATTCCACTCCCACCACAAGATCTTCAACCACTCCAGGCCCAACCCCTTTTGGCCAACCTAACCCACTTTGGCTGTCGTCAACCCAAAGCGGCCCCGGACCGACAGTCTACCCGGATAGCTGCATCAAAAGTGGACTGAGAACTGCTGAGGATCTCACACTCCGCAGATGGAGAGAGATATTTCCCG aagcagcagcactcAACACCAGCACCCTGAAGACATCCACATCACCCGTATCCTATACTCCTGCTAG CCTGCACGTTCAAAAGTCAGTGAAAGTGGATGGCCGTAAACTGCAGAACCTGATTGAAAGCAACAAGAGATGGCTGGAAATGCGAAAGAAAGACAACAGCAT ACCTCTCTTCACCCGCTATCAGGCTTCATCCTCCCAGAGCAATCTCGTCCAGCTTGGCCTGGATGACAAGGATCGGATCAGAGTCTACCACTACTGA